The following proteins are co-located in the Sardina pilchardus chromosome 24, fSarPil1.1, whole genome shotgun sequence genome:
- the LOC134072294 gene encoding sodium-dependent neutral amino acid transporter B(0)AT3-like produces the protein MADSEDAKSGDERPKWDNKVQYLLTCVGFAVGLGNVWRFPYLCQVYGGGAFLIPYLIALVFEGLPLLYLELAIGQRLRLGSIGVWNSISPYLGGVGVASMIVSFLVAVYYNTILAWVLWYFFHSFQNPLPWSQCPLNDDLTGYVQECVDSTPVNYFWYRQTLNITPNIETNGSFQWWLVVCLATAWCIVYICFIRGIETIGKAVYVTATFPYLVLTIFLVRALTLPGATDGLIYLFTPDWNLLLNPRVWLDAATQIFFSLSLAFGGLIAFSSYNPQKNNCERDAVLVGCINSATSLYASISIFAILGFKATTNYNTCVQGNIMALTNTFDVADQNITVDNYDSWLDKLNQTDPAKVSNLNLTECDLQTFLDESASGTGLAFIIFTEAVISMPGSQVWAVLFFVMLFSLGLSSMFGNMEGVLAPLHDLKVVPKWMPKELFTAIVALVSCLVGLVFTMGSGNYWLEIFNNYVGSVSLLIIAFFELVGVIFVHGMGRFSDDIEFMTGRRPNLFWKACWMCISPLLMLVVFVAYIIVQVQTTPTYPAWNPDYVDFPQTEVQPYPTWVFVICVVLVAIPVVPIPIVALYRLLKQKLCIPRKLDSNKSSNPYANKGFNMDS, from the exons ATGGCCGACAGTGAAGATGCCAAGAGCGGTGATGAGCGTCCCAAATGGGATAACAAGGTCCAGTACCTGTTGACCTGCGTCGGCTTTGCTGTGGGTCTGGGTAATGTGTGGAGATTCCCATACCTCTGTCAGGTCTATGGTGGAG GTGCGTTCCTCATTCCCTACCTGATAGCGCTGGTGTTTGAGGGTCTTCCCCTCCTCTACCTGGAGTTGGCCATCGGCCAGCGTCTACGCCTGGGCAGCATCGGAGTGTGGAACTCCATCTCCCCTTACCTGGGAGGAGTAG gtgtggcTTCTATGATTGTGTCCTTCCTGGTGGCTGTGTACTACAACACCATTCTGGCCTGGGTCCTCTGGTACTTCTTCCACTCCTTCCAGAACCCTCTGCCCTGGAGTCAATGCCCGCTCAACGACGACCTCACAG gctacgtgcaggagtgtgtggacAGTACTCCCGTCAACTACTTCTGGTACCGGCAGACACTGAACATAACACCCAACATTGAGACCAACGGGTCCTTCCAATGGTGGCTCGTTGTGTGCCTGGCCACAGCCTGGTGCATCGTCTACATCTGCTTCATCAGGGGGATTGAAACCATCGGCAAG GCAGTGTATGTGACGGCCACATTCCCATACCTCGTGCTGACCATCTTCCTGGTCCGTGCCTTGACACTTCCTGGAGCGACAGATGGCCTCATCTACCTCTTCACACCTGAT TGGAACCTGCTGCTGAATCCCCGAGTGTGGCTGGATGCTGCAACTCAGATCttcttctccctgtctctggcCTTTGGTGGCCTCATAGCCTTCTCCAGCTACAACCCACAGAA AAATAACTGTGAGAGAGATGCTGTTCTGGTAGGATGTATTAACAGTGCCACTTCACTGTATGCCTCCATCTCAATATTCGCCATACTGGGCTTCAAGGCAACCACAAACTACAACACCTGTGTGCAGGG CAACATCATGGCACTCACCAACACCTTTGATGTTGCTGATCAGAACATAACCGTTGACAACTACGACAGCTGGCTGGACAAGCTAAACCAAACAGATCCTGCTAAAGTCTCCAACTTGAACCTGACTGAATGTGACCTCCAGACATTCCTGGATGAG AGTGCATCAGGAACAGGCCTGGCCTTCATCATCTTCACTGAGGCCGTGATTTCGATGCCGGGCTCTCAGGTGTGGGCTGTGCTCTTCTTCGTCATGTTGTTCAGCTTGGGGCTCTCGTCCATGTTTGGGAATATGGAGGGGGTCCTTGCCCCTCTGCACGACCTCAAGGTGGTGCCCAAGTGGATGCCTAAAGAACTCTTCACAG CCATTGTTGCTCTGGTGTCGTGCCTGGTGGGTCTGGTCTTCACCATGGGCTCAGGGAACTACTGGCTGGAGATCTTCAACAACTATGTGGGCTCCGTGTCCCTGCTCATCATCGCCTTCTTTGAGCTCGTTGGTGTCATCTTCGTTCATGGAATGGGACG GTTCAGTGATGACATTGAGTTTATGACGGGGCGGCGTCCCAACCTGTTCTGGAAGGCGTGTTGGATGTGCATCAGCCCACTGCTGATGCTGGTCGtctttgtagcctacatcataGTTCAGGTCCAAACAACACCCACCTATCCAGCCTGGAACCCAGACTAT GTTGACTTCCCTCAGACTGAGGTCCAGCCGTACCCCACGTGGGTATTTGTGATCTGTGTTGTCCTGGTAGCCATTCCAGTGGTGCCTATCCCTATAGTGGCCTTATACAGACTACTCAAACAGAAGCTGTGCATTCCCAGGAAATTAGACTCTAACAAATCGTCAAATCCATATGCCAACAAGGGCTTCAACATGGATTCATAG
- the LOC134072293 gene encoding sodium-dependent neutral amino acid transporter B(0)AT3-like, whose translation MGEQCVTGHNGDEPEGAGSAEERPKWDNKTQYLLTCIGFAVGVGNVWRFPYLCQIYGGGAFLIPYLIALVFEGLPLLYLELAIGQRLRLGSIGVWNSISPYLGGVGVSSMVVSFLVCVFYNVLLAWILWYFFHSFQNPLPWSQCPVNENLTGHVEECVKSTSVNYFWYRETLNISPDIDINGSLHWWIIVCLGTAWLVVYICFIRGIETIGKAVYVTATFPYLVLTIFLIRALTLPGATDGLLYLFTPEWELLRNPQMWLDASTQIFFSLSVAFGGLIAFSSYNPLHNNCQQDTVIVGCVNSATSLYASIPIFAILGFKATSNYNTCLDSNILALTNAFEIGDQNITHTNYEDWLTYLNKTDPDTVFKLDLTKCDLQDFLDQSASGTGLAFIIFTEAVISMPGSQVWSVLFFVMLFSLGLSSMFGNLEGVLTPLLDLGMVPKWMPRELFTALICIACFLMGLIFTMGSGNYWLEIFNTYVGSVPFLIIALFELFGIIFFYGTERFCKEIEFMTGSRPNLFWKVCWMFISPLMLLVVFLAYIIVQVQTIPTYPAWNPDYEHFPKTEVQPYPGWVFAICILLATVPILPIPIVALYRLKQKITTKQPTNDTALKASVNEAYVPDM comes from the exons ATGGGGGAGCAGTGTGTTACCGGACACAACGGGGACGAGCCCGAGGGAGCCGGCTCGGCAGAGGAGAGGCCAAAGTGGGACAATAAGACTCAGTATCTGCTAACGTGCATCGGCTTTGCTGTGGGCGTAGGAAACGTGTGGAGGTTCCCATACCTTTGCCAGATCTATGGAGGAG GTGCGTTCCTCATTCCCTACCTGATAGCGCTGGTGTTTGAGGGTCTTCCCCTCCTTTACCTGGAGTTGGCCATCGGCCAGCGTCTACGCCTGGGCAGCATCGGAGTGTGGAACTCCATCTCCCCTTACCTGGGAGGAGTGG GTGTTTCCTCCATGGTGGTGTctttcttggtgtgtgtgttctataacGTACTGCTGGCCTGGATCCTCTGGTACTTCTTCCACTCCTTCCAGAACCCTCTTCCCTGGAGTCAATGCCCCGTCAATGAAAACCTCACAG GCCACgttgaggagtgtgtgaaaAGCACTTCGGTAAACTACTTCTGGTACCGTGAGACCCTGAACATCTCACCTGACATCGACATCAACGGCTCGCTCCACTGGTGGATAATCGTGTGTCTCGGGACGGCTTGGCTCGTCGTCTACATTTGCTTTATCCGAGGAATTGAGACCATAGGAAAG GCTGTGTATGTAACAGCCACCTTCCCGTACCTGGTGTTGACGATCTTCTTGATCCGAGCTCTGACTCTCCCAGGAGCGACAGATGGTCTCTTATACCTTTTCACACCTGAG TGGGAACTGCTGAGAAATCCTCAAATGTGGCTTGATGCTTCAACTCagatcttcttctctctctctgttgctttcGGAGGCCTCATCGCTTTCTCCAGTTACAACCCTCTGCA CAATAACTGTCAGCAAGATACTGTCATAGTGGGCTGTGTAAACAGCGCCACTTCACTCTATGCCTCCATTCCAATATTTGCCATCCTGGGCTTCAAGGCAACCTCCAACTACAACACCTGTCTGGACAG TAACATCCTGGCCCTGACGAATGCATTTGAAATTGGGGACCAGAATATAACTCATACAAACTATGAGGACTGGTTAACCTATTTAAACAAAACTGACCCTGACACAGTGTTTAAGCTGGATTTGACAAAATGTGACCTCCAAGATTTTCTGGATCAG AGTGCATCAGGAACAGGCCTGGCCTTCATCATTTTCACTGAGGCCGTGATTTCGATGCCAGGCtctcaggtgtggtcagtgctCTTCTTCGTCATGTTGTTCAGCTTGGGGCTCTCGTCCATGTTTGGGAACCTGGAAGGCGTCCTCACCCCTCTCCTGGACCTCGGCATGGTGCCCAAGTGGATGCCCAGAGAGCTCTTCACTG cactgATATGCATAGCGTGTTTCCTTATGGGTCTGATCTTCACTATGGGTTCGGGGAACTACTGGTTGGAGATCTTTAACACCTATGTTGGATCTGTGCCTTTCCTCATCATCGCTTTATTCGAGCTCTTTGGCATTATATTTTTCTATGGAACTGAAag GTTTTGTAAAGAAATTGAGTTCATGACGGGAAGTCGTCCCAACCTGTTCTGGAAGGTGTGCTGGATGTTCATCAGTCCCCTGATGCTGCTGGTCGTCTTTCTGGCCTATATCATAGTTCAGGTCCAAACAATACCCACCTACCCTGCCTGGAACCCAGACTAT GAGCACTTTCCTAAAACAGAGGTGCAACCATATCCCGGCTGGGTGTTTGCTATCTGCATTCTCCTAGCAACAGTGCCCATCCTGCCCATACCCATTGTCGCCCTCTACAGGCTGAAGCAGAAGATTACAACAAAGCAACCCACAAATGACACAGCACTAAAAGCCTCTGTGAATGAAGCATATGTCCCTGATATGTAG